TTTTCAGAATGCGAGGGAGATCAGGGTGCGCACAAAGGTGCCGCTGCTCAGCCAAGCTCATCACAACAACATGTACCAACCGCGGAGGAAATAATCAAGAATAATGTGACGGGCGACGTCGTGGCTCCCGGTGATGTTCGCGGGCTCCGCTACAGCTTGTAATCAAGCCTCAATCCAAGTGGAATGCAGATTTTTGATGGAATTTCCAGAAAATCGGCCGTAGAAAATATGAATTCCTGTAATGCCTGCTTCCATCCAACTGCTGATATGAGACTGGAGGGACTGTGGTGCAGTTGGTGGCACTAATTCTCCATTAGGGTGCGATTAAACCATtacaggagaaggagaagaagaaggaggcacaacaacatgtgtttgtttcGTCTCACTCCAGCAGAAGCTTAAGTGACGACGGTTTGTTCACTGAGTCTGTTTCTTTTGACAGCGGTTCTCAAGCGTTTTTTTATCGGTGACCTCTGAAAAAAGGAGAGATGTTTACTTGCAAACCATGTCAGTGATCATACACTGATAAAGGTGCGCTCCTAGGTGCCCCTATGGTAGCAAAACTATGCCCTCTTTGTTTGCTAGTGCCCAACCACGAACATGTTGTGCcctattttttctttcctgcccGTCCCCcacaaacatcctgagtccaccaATGCATCTGCTTGTGGTGAGAACTTCGACCAACCAGTAGCTGTGTGACCACTGATTCACGCTCCCATGCTTATAGTTCGACTATTCACCCACAATACAACCCTGCTCAAAGGGAAATTGAGAAGTTTCTCACGGGTGCAGAGCTCCGGGAACATCTCAGGAAACTAAAGAACATGTTCACCGTCTGTTGCTCAGCGGCGCTGCATTGGCACGGTGAAGTCACACTTCGATTGCATTTGCACGAGGCGCGCGTTGCATCATTTCCTTTAAGTAAAAGACAAGGTTTTGTGCGTACCAACAGCAGAAACAGTAAAGATTACACACGAATGTAGTATAAACTGTCTACAGTGAGtatcttctgtgtgtttttccttgaGTTTTTTAGAGGCCTGAAAATGGAAACGATCGAGTTCTCCAcgaggcaaaaaacaaacattcaaggaaaatatgaaaaactgaACAGGATTTTGTGCCGCAGAAgcatgttttctctgttttcccaCCCTCTTCACCATCTCATGAACTTCTTCTCTGACCACCTTTATCTCGTGACCACTTGTGAAAGTTCCGCCCGCAAGTTGTTAACCACGAGAGTATGATGAAAGGTTGAACGGCTGGCGCAACATTACATGGTTACATGTTACATGGCCTTTAAAGTTTAAcatacaatacaaacaaaaatgtaatcgTGCAACCAAATACACAAATAGCACCAAGCCCAGCTTTGTGTGTGGGGATGTATTTTAGATTAGATGTGTTTTTAGAGATGAGGCCGCTCTGTCTAGAGATGAGGCCGCTCTGTCTGAACTCCTGCTTCGACGTCTCAGGTTGCCTCTTAGCTTCGAGCGCTCGGCTTCCTGTTGAGCAAATGAACAGGAGGGAAGTTAGCAGTCTGTCTGCGGGTAAACCAATTTCACACATGAGACGCGACGCACAGCGGCAGCCACGCCAAATCTATTTGCTCTCCACTTGCAGGTGCATCTTGccccctctcgctctctgtctgcctAAGAAAGCAGCCAAATGTGAGATGGAAATCTTTTCTCCCTCCTGCATCTAGAATACAAAGAGGCTCCGTAGCCGTGAGCTATAGACAATCTAGGGGACATACTTGAGTCAAACGGTGTTTGAAAAACTATAGTAGTTTAACAGCATTTAGATAAAGACGTCGCCTCAAGGCCTCCGACTGAATCAAACAGTCTCACAGAAAAAGGAACGCtatgacttttatttttctcagacTGACTTTATATTGCAGATCTGGTCCGAGTGTCTCTCCTCGTGTTTTCCTCTCCAGGAGAGCCATTAAGAGGAGATTTCATCTGAGGCCAGGGTGAAACGTTACAATCAGACATTTATGAAAACTTAAACCGGATCCCATCAATCTCCTCCGATGGGAGCCATTAGCCGGATATATTCAGATGAATCTCCTGCAGCAGGCCTCTCAGTGGCCGACCTGTCTCCCCCCTCGActcgtatttttttttccctgacgctctgtcgctctctccctctcagcgGGACTCTTAGAAAGATTGGTTACCTCTATCTCTGTCTGGCCTTCCCTCAGACACAATCTCTCTCTCCGTTTcgtcctctctttcctctctttgcccctctctctctctctccctcagcggGACTCTTAGCGAGATCTGCCCTGAATCCAGAACGACTCCTCTGCAGTATTAATGAGGGTAAAAGCTGAAAATCCAAAGCTGAAACTGACAAGAGGAGAAGGGGCAGAGCGGGGAGTTGAGACGTTAaagagtgagacagaaagatgGATTGGATGCGGGGAAGGGTAGACGAGCTGTCTGATGCAAACAAAATTTCTCTCCATGTTCacgctgtctctctcttttttttttctcatttgtgtgtgttgtttcacaGACACGCCCAAATTGAGCCAcctctcttcagctggattaaGCTAAACTGAAAGGCAAAGGGCAAGAGGACAGGAGAAGACAAAGAGTGGAGAAAAAGCTGTAACTGGAATGCCAAGCAGCATAAACAAAGTCGGCCGAAGTGCAGATTTtgggctttttttcccctcccgaATCGTCACATCTGGGCGATTTCGAAGCGTGGCCGGTTATAAACAAATGAGCTCTTGGTCTCTTGGATTTGTTTAAAGAATGCCTCGGCTCCGTAACCACCTCACAGGACACTTTAAAGGAAGGAGGCGCACATGAAGTGGCCCTCGGTGCTTTCAGTGTTTCCATTTAGCATAAACAACACGAGCCTGAGCACACACTCCAGCCTCGCAGATACCCTACCACTTTAGAGCTGGATCCAGATTGCATACAAGGACTTTTATCTTAAGTTGAACAGCATATCTTAATTATTTTTTGGAGTCTCCCTCACATTTACTGACTCACGGGCTTCACAACCCTCTCAAGGATTAATTAAATCTTTTACAACTGCAGCAGACTCCAGTTAAAAGGAGCCAGCGCTCCGTATCTGACAGCCATGGATGGGAAGGCCGACAGCATCCAGGAGTTTTTCAACCAACTCTGGAGCTTCGCTACGGACAAACACAACCAGGGGGTCTACAACACCGTCTGCCTGGTGGTCCTCCTGACCCTCCCCCTGCTcgtcctcctcaccactctggTGGtgtgctgccactgctgctgctgtcgccATAGCAAcgtctgctgctgttgctgctgctgccgagaTGGGACGGCGAGGTcggagacgaagaagaagaagggctcGGGCAACAACGAGGAGGACTTGTGGATCTCTATGAAGACGGGGCCGATGACACCCGACAGGGTCGCTCTGTCCATGGTGTAGgcggccttttttttttttagactgagATCACTGATCCTGGGCCAGGTGGTGCAGTGGAGCTGATGGAGCACATACATGGTATTAAGAGAAGTAGATGGAGCCATTGTGGACTACCGTCTTTTAAAGCCTCAGCATTACTGGGGTTgatatttggatgagagggtggCGCTTGGGGGGGAAAttctgattggatctgactgagaacccaATGACATGCTGTGGTAGCGATTGGTCGATCACAAGGAAGCCACTGTCTTAATGGGACCTTAATTTACAAACTGAGCATCGTGCTGTATTGAAAAAAACTTGGGACTATAAACTTTTCACAGAGGTAACAGATTAGGTGAAAAgtggggtcattttctcatacgCTTCCATACAACCaaacttctttttgaaaccggTGGGTTCGCCCCCTGCCGACCATTAGAATGGTTGAAGTGACCTTTCAGACCAGGAGGCTCCACCCACTTCTCTTTATACTGTGAATGATTGAATGATGGAACGTTCCGAAAGTGAGGCCGGAGACGGTTGTTCAAAGTGACACATAATGTAACAGGCACATGTTTGGTTGGATATGTTAAACAATGTGTTAAACAATGTACAGATTCTTGtcattttgtatgtatgtgaACGATGTTTACAGCATTTTGTATGAGCTTTTTAGTGCGTGGTACATAAAAGGAAGAAGTATGAGAAAAACAGAGGAATATTCATatctgcaaatgtgtgtgtgtgtgtgagagagagagagagtgagagaaagagagagagagagaagtacAGTGTTATTGAGAGCACTTTGTTCTTTGAGCTCCCATGTGAAATTCattgcgtctgtatctgggagagagagagagagagagagagagagagccaatTTAAGGTGTGCCCAGCGTTCAGGCGGCTGTAATGCTGCCTGCTTTTTCACATTCAGCTGGCAATCGACACCGATGATTGACTCTCGCTTTCTAAAGTGGAAGTCACTGACATCCAAAAAGTTTAACTCGCGCCATGCGGAAAGAAAACTCGAACTTCCATCGCTTCAATTTTGTCTCATCTTCTTACTTCATTACTACCTTACTATTTGCTTCATTCAGAACAGCGCAGCCGAGGCACTCCTCCCAGTTTTTGCCGTTTGGGAGCGCTGTGCAGTATTCAGGTCAAGTGAGCCTTGAAGGCACAATTCATAATCCAAATGTAATCTTCTAAAAACTGATTAACAAATCTTTTTTAATGAAGACTAGACAACAACCGTATCGAAGCCGGAGTTGTTGTTTTGGGCGcttgtatttatttaagtttGGGATTCGGGTGATATAAATTCCCAATCTGGAGGACAAAAAGTTACGAAAATCAAATTTCTCGCAACTTAAAACACTTTTGGTGACGTGTTTTTGAGTGATTCTACTAAATAAAATTGGTCATAATGAGCACACGAGCTCGAGCACTTTGTGTCATTCTAAGTAGGACAGTTAGAGCCGATGACTTTGCATGCATCAGTGTGAAAAACAACACCCATTAAGCTGACATTAATTATTGTTACAATTCACTTTTCCACAGCACTTAACTGTCTGATGCACAGCAGACAGTTTCTCctgtttggttttctttttgtttccatttcccTGTTATTTCATCCCAATATGTTATGAGATAAGTTTGTCACTGAGTTGTTAATTTCAGGGTTATTGTAACTGAAGGTATTCAGGCTAAACATGACAGAATTGCATGTCTTTGTTCACAAGAGAACTCCTTGCCAACTCTGAACACACGTGTACGGAATTCCTGAGGTGCAAgtgagacattttgtttttttctgatgatcCTTTTTCTGATctaaattttttttctctcctgtgtttaagACTTGTGATCTGGtggtgaaaaaaagttttgtcaAGATAAtctttccaaaaaaaatgttttccatttgTAGAAACACGGAAAAAAAGTTCAGGAGAATAAATGATTTTTTGTGGAAGTATGTTGTTTGTGAAATACTCATTTTGAGACGCTGAATAGCAGCACTACCCCAGGTTCTAGCAGGTTATATTAGCATGACTGACACGTCTTTCTTTTGGCGATGAAAGCATCGCACTAATCTGCCGTAAGGGTCCCGAAGAAaattctcagaaaaaaaagaaatttggtCAGTTACTGCGGGAACTTAGAAAGATTATCCttgcaatcatttttttttctccagaagatcacaagtcataaaaaaaatagtttagaTCAGACGCAGAAAAAGGATCATCAGAATAAATTAATGTCTCACCGACCCCTTGCTTCCGTACCCATGTGCCCAATCAGTTAAACTCTCCTCctcaatgttattattattattattttttttttttacagtttgagtCTTTTAATCTCTCACCATCAGAGGTTTTTTGCTCCTCAACTATCTTCAGAGCATTCTTACTGTAAGTGTAACACAATTCTTAAAAGTTTGATCAATACGGGTCCTGGTGTTTCACaccaacaaatgtttgaatATAAATTTAATTGTGACGtgtatacatttacatttacaaaagccatgtgataaaaatgttttaaagagtACTCAAAGAAAGTTTTGAACGTATTTTATAAGAATATTAAATAAAGTGGAGAAACCCTGATATGAGCAAATGATTTGGGATTAAAGCAGATTGCATTtgaggctccttttttttttttttttttaaagtgtgtgaCATCTCAAAGCCCAATTAAACAGAAGCCTCTCAGCAGTATCATCATCTTTATGCATTAGCTTATATTGGCACTAAGTTGATCTTCTTGCTCAAGTGCTGCTGGGAAAACAAGCCGCACTCATTTCATTACTGCTCAGACAGATACAACCCCGTGTGGAAATCGGGGTTTGTCTCCTCTGCTTCATGTTTCGAAGAGGGAAACTCGTGGTTTGTCGGAGCTTAATTTGAAAGCTTAccctgcaaaataaaagcctctgTAGCAATCAGCGATAAGCGCCGCTAGCCAAGAACTAACATCACGGGCGTGTTCAGGGGTTGGCTGAACATGTCATTGTGGTTGTGGTGTATTAGTCAGAGGGAGATTTACAGTCAGTTTCGGTTCATTCTTAGAAACTGTGACAAGCTCTTAACAGcataaaatgatgataaaaaatagGGAGAGGATAAAAGACAGTTAAGTTTAAAGGACTAATATAACATTTTAAGAAATCTTCCTTTTTGCTCACTTGCTGAAAGCTGGATGACAAGCTTGATACAACTGC
The sequence above is drawn from the Sparus aurata chromosome 21, fSpaAur1.1, whole genome shotgun sequence genome and encodes:
- the kiaa0040 gene encoding uncharacterized protein KIAA0040 homolog, with translation MDGKADSIQEFFNQLWSFATDKHNQGVYNTVCLVVLLTLPLLVLLTTLVVCCHCCCCRHSNVCCCCCCCRDGTARSETKKKKGSGNNEEDLWISMKTGPMTPDRVALSMV